Proteins co-encoded in one Gossypium arboreum isolate Shixiya-1 chromosome 11, ASM2569848v2, whole genome shotgun sequence genomic window:
- the LOC128284400 gene encoding uncharacterized protein LOC128284400 isoform X2, with protein sequence MKRLPQLEERCRKDIGAGWHKIAHIATVCNHRRLLVKRIWQIHESKCRKKNCLFPIPTRNDRLLLFKHEFNGRAKKQDMHSSSADLSMLILELVYIDDLWT encoded by the exons ATGAAACGACTTCCCCAGTTGGAGGAAAGATGTCGGAAGGACATTGGTGCCGGTTGGCATAAGATTGCTCATATTGCTACAGTATG TAACCATCGAAGACTTTTAGTGAAACGAATTTGGCAAATTCATGAATCTAAATGCAGGAAAAAAAATTG CTTATTCCCAATACCAACAAGGAATGACAG GCTTCTACTTTTTAAGCATGAGTTCAATGGAAGAGCCAAAAAGCAGGACATGCATTCTTCATCAGCTGATCTGTCCATG CTGATCTTGGAGCTTGTATATATAGATGATTTGTGGACTTAA
- the LOC128284400 gene encoding uncharacterized protein LOC128284400 isoform X1, whose translation MKRLPQLEERCRKDIGAGWHKIAHIATVCNHRRLLVKRIWQIHESKCRKKNCLFPIPTRNDRLLLFKHEFNGRAKKQDMHSSSADLSMVHCCFWKSRCSSMTIARNIVFENLLFHFIWSLLRV comes from the exons ATGAAACGACTTCCCCAGTTGGAGGAAAGATGTCGGAAGGACATTGGTGCCGGTTGGCATAAGATTGCTCATATTGCTACAGTATG TAACCATCGAAGACTTTTAGTGAAACGAATTTGGCAAATTCATGAATCTAAATGCAGGAAAAAAAATTG CTTATTCCCAATACCAACAAGGAATGACAG GCTTCTACTTTTTAAGCATGAGTTCAATGGAAGAGCCAAAAAGCAGGACATGCATTCTTCATCAGCTGATCTGTCCATG GTTCACTGTTGCTTTTGGAAGAGTCGTTGTTCAAGCATGACAATTGCCAGAAATATTgtatttgaaaatttattattccACTTTATATGGAGCTTATTAAGAGTTTGA